The Nicotiana sylvestris chromosome 6, ASM39365v2, whole genome shotgun sequence genomic sequence TTCTGTAAAGACAGTATCTTATCTACACAAAACTAAAATAATAACTGTAGAAAATACAAAACAGGGTTGTATAAATTGTGAAAAATGTTTTGAAATTCAATTTTTTACATTCCAATCATAATAACACAAGTATATGTGTATAATAATATACCAAGGCACCAATCTCTAAATACCAGAAGTGCAAACATATTACTCCATTGTTAAATTCGAACACTTACAAATTTCAAATAGACACTATGCGAATACTACAAGCATAAAATCGCCGTTTTATAATATTTATCATATAAAAAGTGTAATTTTTATTGATCAAACTTTTGAAAATTTCATGCTTCTTTTAGCAATTGTTTAGCAAATTGcgaaaaattatccaatttcttATTTAGATCCAATACAAATCAGTCAAATTAACTGAACGTAGAAGCAAATTGCATAGATCTATATTTTCAACGCTATATAATGATGCTTAATCCAGTAGATTCAATCAAATACAATGAAAtaactaaaacaaacaaaactttaAGTAAGCGCAAGCTTGAATCATTAAAATTCAGATTGAATCgcaataaaattttaaaaaattaatacCTTTGGAACATACCTTAGAGAAGAACGcgagagagaaaaaagaaagggCAACAGTGGCGCAACTTTGAGAAATttgagggggtggggtggggtgtgGGGTATATCGTGAGAACTAGGGCAACgcgatattttttattttttttcttctctatttccTCCACTGAATTGTCTTATAATTATATTTAGGtgatttaggttttttttttcagTTGTTATGGTCCTATATACTTTTTTTATTTTGGGATAATTGCCCCAGAACCTCTTTCAGAAATGAAATATAGGACAGAAGTCTTAGAATAATGATGACAATGCAATTCTTTTTACACATTTAATAAGTCGAGCTTGAACAAAATCTACCTTTGAGCAGAGGTGAACACAGAATTTAAAGATTTTAGTACACCGTTACGTTCAATGTAAATCTATTATCGGTCATAAAGATCGATAATAGAAAGTATATTTGATCAGTTGATCGATTCAAGATTAATTTAAATTTAGTTGAATAGGttgtatattttttaaaattaccaATAAACATAACGACATTATATCAGTTCATTAAATCTTTTCTTTCCATTCGATTCTAttgaattaaattaaaagaaaattgcgAATGAAAATATCAACAAAATTAAAAAGGTGATCCTATCAATTAGTGAAGTTTGTGAAAAAGCATAACTCAAATTTGAGATATTGTTTCTTAGATTTAATAGTTTGCCTTCATACTTTTTTCATTTTATGTGCGCCTTTgcattatatatacacataaatAATGGCTTTAGGGAGATTCGAACCTTGGTTACAACACAAGAAAGGGCTTACAAAACTTCCTCCCAACCAATGCACTAGTGAGTACTAAGGATGCCGTAGTTTCTATATTAATTTTCTTATaggtatttatatgtatataattaatttttctcaaattttacgGGTTGTGGTGTCCCTCATGACTAACATAAGCTCGCCTTTAGTTTTGAGGTCTGAGGTTTGTATGTATACTCTAAAGTTAGCCGTCAAATATTACTTTCTTGTagatatttatatgtatataccAAGTTATTCTCAAAGTTTATGGGGTTCGATGCCCCTCACTATACAACGTAAGCCCGCCTTTGACTTTGAGGTCTGAGGTTTGTATGTATAGTCTGAAGTTAGGCATTGACTATAACTTAACTTTAACCTGTGATTCTCAATTATAGATCAACATATTTGAAATTAATTATGAGACGACTAAATTTTAAGATTTTATAAATTTCGATTATTCTTTAAATATCGTCCTAAATGGCTACTTGTGCACTTTGTCCCTTATATTTTTAGCAATTCTTTAGATTATTAGAATAAAGGTCCACTTTCAAAAAGTGATTTGCTCGAAAAAATTATGTGTGATCTGTATTCAGTACTTTAAGAAATTCAATGATCAATGAAAATTGAGAAAAGGATAAATAATTTCTCAGCGCCCAAAATACACGCAAGTATTTAAAATCGCCGATTTCCGCGGCAAAATTTCCCGTGCAGATAACTTCGGATAAATTCATCATATTTTTTTCCTCTTGGATTACGTAGAATTCTCTTATTTCGATCACATTAAGATTTACTCATCAAAATCATGCATCTTTTGTGTTGTAACCAAAAAATCATGCATCTTTTATGCTGTGTCACCGCCGTGGCTGACAAAAACACGGCGGCAGTACGTCGTCGTCCACCGCACGCGGCTGCTCCGATGAACGAAAGTGATAATCTAGGGAATGGAATTTGTGGAATACTATACAAATGGGTAAATTTTGGTAAAGGGTGGCGGCCCCGTTGGTTTGTTCTACATGATGGTGTGCTTTCGTATTACAAAATTCATGGACACAAGAAAATTGTGATTAATTTAGAAATGGTAAAAGGATTCAATGTTATAGGGAAGAAATCATTTCGGTTTATTAATAGCTCTAAATCAACCCCTTACAAATCCCTCGGCCGCAAACCATTACGTCAAATCCAGGTATCTTATTTATAGAGATTAATTAGATGATAATGTTCTTTTGCAAAAACAGACTATGCTTTCTGGATTGTGTTTTTTGCCCTTGTTCTAAAAGAAAATTGATGGTTTTTGGAATACAATATAAATTTTTTAATTCCGCCAAAAGATCTAATTTGGGTCTTAATTCCGATATAAATTTTTTAATTATCTGAAatgttaatttatatttttagaaggGCAGCCCCGTGCACAAGGCATTACGTATTCACGTAGGGTTCGAGGAAGGGTTGCACCCCCACGGGGTATGATGTAGACAACCTATCTTAATGCAAATATTAGTGGCTGCTTCAACGGCTCGAATCTTGACctatattaatttattttttagaaattttaTAGAAGATGACATTCCCTTTGTTTCATTTTATATGTTTGACTAGGCACGAAGCTAAGAAAAATATAGAAAACTTCAAATACTTTTTATTTGTATTTGCATAATATTGGTATGAGATGAGTTCAGATAGAGTAACATGGTTGTTGAGGAATAGCTGGCTCCAACTTATTTGCGATTGAGGTATACGCAGAGCCGGACCTATGCTAGGAGAGGAGGAGTCACTGAACCACGTTAACTTCAGCAAATTCTGGATATATAAGTGTACATATGTTGAAAGCGGTCATGTATTTTGCTCGAAACCCTTAAGGTTAACAGTCTATGGGGCACTAGGTCAGCAGTTCGCTCATGTGTCCCCGTCACCTGCAAATCCTTGGTCCGCCTTTGGGTGTACGTAGTTGACTGGACATGGAGTTTAAAAAAGAATGAAAGACGTTTGACTTATACATAGCTTGTGCTGTTAAACATGTCATAATATTTGCATGACTACATAGGAACAACATGTTATTAAGGATAAAATATAATGAATCATACAAAATAGTATTGAGGGAGTTGTATGTTCTTAAGCCATGTTTCACTAGAGAAAAGTTGTCTGCTAAGAtcaaatttttattgataacatGAATTTTTATTTTGGGAGGGATATTTTAGTTAATACTACTGTCTGTATAGGTGTCATCAGTAATGGGAAGTTGTTCAGATGAACGGCGGTTTTTGATAAATGCTGGGAAGAAGAAGCTGCATTTGAGGGCAGAGACTAAAGAGGACAGATTAACATGGTTGGAAGGATTGGTTGCAGCTAAGAAGTCATATTTAACAAATGATTTTGTTCATATGCCAAGAATGAACACTAATTGCAAGGTTGCAACTCAAGAGAGCAAGATGAAAGGTTAATAACATGAATCTTTTGGAAAACTCTAGCCATGAATAtattgttctttctttttctctgttcctttaTTCTGTTCTTTACTTGATTTTCTCATGGTTTTAAGTGCTACTTAGTTGTAGATTCCTATTActatgtgttgtttctttcgtttcAATGTTCTTACAACCTGATAGCTGGTGTTACAGCTTGTTGCTACtgcttctttttttcattttttttagtcGAGTCCGccagaaacaacctctctacccttttaaggtaggggtaaggtcgtGCGTACACATTACCTTCCCCCAGATTCcactaggtttgttgttgttgttcaagtGCTACTTCATACATTTAACTGCAATGTCTAAGAATTGGTTTTGATGTTTAAGTAATGATAAGCGAGAAATTGTTTTGTATGTAATTTGCAGCCATAAATTTATGGTCTAATTTTTGATTCTTAGGCTTAAGTTTTCTAACTTTCTTTCTAAAAGTAGATTTAGGCCTTGTTTTCATGTCCACATTTTCTGTTTTGGATTCTCACTTAGAGTAACTTGTAGCCTGTATTATATGGGGTGTATGTTCTCTAAGTAATTTGGTTTCTTCAAGTATCTCCAGGAAGGAACGCGAGTGGATCATATGAAGAGCAGTATAGGCAAGCGGAAACTGAGGATGATGTTCACACCGATAACTTGTTTTTTGATGCTAAAGATTTTCTTTCCTCTAGTTCGTTAAGAAGCACCGAGCCTTATGATGAAAGCTCGTCTTCTGATTCTGAGAATGAGGAGGTTCATCCATCTGAAGATGGTCTTAGTTCTTTTATGAGATTTGTTGAATGTGACTATCCGTATATAAAGCGAAGAGAGAAATTGCCTAATCCAGTTGAAGAGGAAAAGGGAGTAAGCCTATGGTCAATGATCAAAGATAACATTGGAAAGGATCTAACTAGAGTTTGTCTTCCTGTGTACTTCAACGAACCGCTCTCTTCTCTGCAGAAATGTTTTGAAGATTTTGAGTATTCTTACCTTCTTGATCAAGCTTATGAATGGGGAAAAACAGTAAGCATGCATTTCATTGAGAATACAATATGTTTTCCACCTAGGCCTTTTGAGATAGTGAAAGATTCGAAATTTTTTGTAGGGTAATAGCTTTATGAGGATGCTGAATGTAGCAGCATTTGCTGTATCTGGATATGCTTGTACGGATGGTAGAAGATTCAAGCCATTCAATCCATTGTTGGGCGAGACGTATGAAGCCAATTACCCAGACAAGGGACTGCGTTTCATCTCAGAGAAGGT encodes the following:
- the LOC104230412 gene encoding oxysterol-binding protein-related protein 1B-like isoform X2, yielding MHLLCCNQKIMHLLCCVTAVADKNTAAVRRRPPHAAAPMNESDNLGNGICGILYKWVNFGKGWRPRWFVLHDGVLSYYKIHGHKKIVINLEMVKGFNVIGKKSFRFINSSKSTPYKSLGRKPLRQIQVSSVMGSCSDERRFLINAGKKKLHLRAETKEDRLTWLEGLVAAKKSYLTNDFVHMPRMNTNCKVATQESKMKGRNASGSYEEQYRQAETEDDVHTDNLFFDAKDFLSSSSLRSTEPYDESSSSDSENEEVHPSEDGLSSFMRFVECDYPYIKRREKLPNPVEEEKGVSLWSMIKDNIGKDLTRVCLPVYFNEPLSSLQKCFEDFEYSYLLDQAYEWGKTGNSFMRMLNVAAFAVSGYACTDGRRFKPFNPLLGETYEANYPDKGLRFISEKVSHHPLTLACHCEGRGWKMWGDTTLKNKFWGPSIQLDPVGVLNLEFDDGEVFRWSKVTTSIYNLILGKLYCEHYGMMHIEGNGDYSCKLKFKKQSIMNRNPHQVHGVVQDRSPKTVATVFGKWDESLYYCNGDSSSMDLGQDKAYLLWKRRKSSEFQTKYNFTRFAITLNELSPDLEEKLPPTDSRLRPDQRYLENREYEIANSEKLRLEKRQRQASKMQERGWKPRWFTKTKGSDTYQYKGGYWEARETGKWESCPYIFGEVSDEI
- the LOC104230412 gene encoding oxysterol-binding protein-related protein 1B-like isoform X1 produces the protein MHLLCCNQKIMHLLCCVTAVADKNTAAVRRRPPHAAAPMNESDNLGNGICGILYKWVNFGKGWRPRWFVLHDGVLSYYKIHGHKKIVINLEMVKGFNVIGKKSFRFINSSKSTPYKSLGRKPLRQIQVSSVMGSCSDERRFLINAGKKKLHLRAETKEDRLTWLEGLVAAKKSYLTNDFVHMPRMNTNCKVATQESKMKGRNASGSYEEQYRQAETEDDVHTDNLFFDAKDFLSSSSLRSTEPYDESSSSDSENEEVHPSEDGLSSFMRFVECDYPYIKRREKLPNPVEEEKGVSLWSMIKDNIGKDLTRVCLPVYFNEPLSSLQKCFEDFEYSYLLDQAYEWGKTGNSFMRMLNVAAFAVSGYACTDGRRFKPFNPLLGETYEANYPDKGLRFISEKVSHHPLTLACHCEGRGWKMWGDTTLKNKFWGPSIQLDPVGVLNLEFDDGEVFRWSKVTTSIYNLILGKLYCEHYGMMHIEGNGDYSCKLKFKKQSIMNRNPHQVHGVVQDRSPKTVATVFGKWDESLYYCNGDSSSMDLGQDKAYLLWKRRKSSEFQTKYNFTRFAITLNELSPDLEQEKLPPTDSRLRPDQRYLENREYEIANSEKLRLEKRQRQASKMQERGWKPRWFTKTKGSDTYQYKGGYWEARETGKWESCPYIFGEVSDEI